A window of Streptomyces broussonetiae genomic DNA:
GCTCGGCCTGTCCGGCGTGCCCGCGCCCACCCCGCCCGCGATCGACCGCTACCCGGCGAGCTGAGCGAGGACGGCATGAACGTACTGACCGACAACCTGTCCACCTACGGCGAGGGTTTCCTCGGCACCCTCGAACTCATCGTCTACGCCGGACTGCTCGCGCTGGCGCTGGGCTTCGTGATGGCGTCCTTCCGGGTCGCCCCCGTCGCCTCCCTGCGCGTCTTCGGCACCGTGTGGGTCACCGTGCTGCGCAACACCCCGCTCACCCTGCTGTTCTTCGCGGTGGTGCTCGGGCTGCCCCGGTTCGGACTCCTGCTGCCCTTCCAGGTGTTCGCCGTCCTCGCGCTCGGCTGCTACACCTCGGCGTTCATCTGCGAGGCGCTGCGCGCCGGCATCAACACCGTGCCCCGCGGGCAGGGCGAGGCGGCCCGCAGTCTCGGCATGACCTTCGCTCAGACACTGGGCCTGATCGTGCTGCCGCAGGCGTTCCGGTCGGTGATCCCACCGGTCGGCTCCACGCTCATCGCGCTCACGAAGAACTCCGCGATCGCGGGCGCGTTCAGCGTCACCGAACTGCTCGGCACCTACAAGACCCTCAACGAACTGGGATACAACATCGTCTGGACCTTCGCCTGGATCGCCCTCGGCTACCTGATCATCACGCTCGCCGTCAGCGCGCTCTTCCGTGTGCTGGAGCACACATGGGGAGCCGCCCGATGACCGACGCCACCGCCCTGTACGACCTACCGGGCCCGCGCACCCGGCAGCGGCACCGCCTCTACGCCGTGGCGTCCACGGCCGTGATCCTCGCGCTGGTCGCCTGGATCCTGTACCTGCTCTTCGACACCGGCCAGTTCACCCGCACCAAGTGGATGCCCTTCGCGTACAAGGGCATCCAGGAACTGCTGCTGCGCGGCCTCGGCAACACCCTGACGGCCTTCGCGATCGCGGCCGTGCTCT
This region includes:
- a CDS encoding amino acid ABC transporter permease; this translates as MNVLTDNLSTYGEGFLGTLELIVYAGLLALALGFVMASFRVAPVASLRVFGTVWVTVLRNTPLTLLFFAVVLGLPRFGLLLPFQVFAVLALGCYTSAFICEALRAGINTVPRGQGEAARSLGMTFAQTLGLIVLPQAFRSVIPPVGSTLIALTKNSAIAGAFSVTELLGTYKTLNELGYNIVWTFAWIALGYLIITLAVSALFRVLEHTWGAAR